CCACGGACCTGCTGCCAATCTGCTTCTTTGTTTGCTAGTATGTTTTCGCCGTTAAATACCACCTGACCACTGGCTTTCATCACTTTTGGTTGCAGGCCCATCAGGGTAAGGGCGGCAAGACTCTTGCCGCACCCTGATTCGCCGACGACACCAAGTATCTCGCCTTTCTTAATGTGGAAGCTGATATCGTTCACCGCTGGGTAACCTTTAAAGGCTACCCGCAGTTGACGAACATCCAGTATCGTCTGATCCATAAAAGCTCCTACTTCTTGGTGCTGTGCCACTCTTCAACCCAGTTACTAGAAGGGAACATGTGACCTGTTGGCGTCACGCCTTCCAGCCATTTTGGCTTCACGAAGCTATCTGAACGGAAGTACAGCGGCAGAGCTGGGAGATCTTCTGCATAGATTTTCTGGATTTCATGGAAAATCTGGTTACGCTTCTCGGTGTCGAGTTCTTTCTCTACTTTGTTCAGCAGTTCATCCATCGCTGGGTTTTTGTAGCCGATGTAGTTTTGGCCAGACCAACCATTTTCTTCAGTAGGAATGTTGGTAGACAGCAGTGTGGTACGTGGTGGGCTCTCTGGTGATGAGTACCATGCAAACATCGCGAGGCCTTTGTGCTTACGTTGGTTCAGTGTTTCACCGAAATAAACACGCGCAGGCTGGTTTACGATAGACACTTTCACGCCGATCTGTTTCCACTGAGACTGCAGCACCTGCTGAACCAGTTCACGGGTTTTATTTCCCGCGGTAGTCATCAGTTCCAGATGAAGCTCGTTTCCTTCACCATCAACCATCACACCTTTCTTCAGTGTGTAACCTGCTTGCTTCAGAAGCTCTTTCGCTTTCTCAGGGTTGTATTCGTAGCTCTTAACATCCGCGTAGTACGTTGTGTCTCTTGGGCTGACGTTGGTGTTTGCCACCGGTTGCTTACCACCGAATAACTTGTCAACCAACTGTTGACGGTTCGCTCCATAAAGCAGTGCCTGACGGACTTCTTTCTTGGCAAGGTGTGGGTTATCCATGGTGGTATCTAAGTGTTCATACAGAAGACCTGGTTCGTAATGAACATTGAATTTGCCACCATGGCGTTTTTCGAGTTGCTGAACCTGATCAAGTGAAAGTCCCAGTTCACCTGGCAAGTAATCAACCGAACCTGACATCAGGTGTGCTTCTAGTGCCGCTGTATTTCCAACCGTTTTGAAAATCAGTTCATCAAACGAAGGAGCTTTACCTTTCCAGTTAGGATTCGGCGTTGCAGTGATAAAACTACCGGCGTTTACTTTCGACAAGACATAAGGGCCAAAGTACAAACCCGGGTTAGTTGGGTCTGTAGAGTACTTGGTCGTTTTTTGATAGCTGGCAGGGTCTTGTTCATACAAAGGACCATCGATATGTGCTGGCAATGCATCAGGCACAAAGGTGTTGTATTTGAACGTCACTTTGTTCAAATAAACTTCGAAGTTTTTATCATCCAAAGCCACGACTTTCTCGACTGTCTTGGCTTCTTGTAGTCCAGGGTTACCTACCCTCTCATCCACAGAAATGTTGTAGCCAAGGAGAATATCTTTGGTTGTAACAGGCGTACCATCGCCCCAGAACAGATCGTCTTTGATAGCCACGGTCATCTTGATGCCTTCACGACCATCATCCAGTGTGATTCGCTCAGCAAGACCGTTTTCAAATGTTGGGACTTCAACACAGGTATTACACTGCAGAAGCCAGTCTTTTCCGTAGATAACACTTTTGCGATAAGACGTGCTCAATATATAAGAAGCTGCAACATTTGAAACCAAGGTTGGGTGCAGACCTTCAGGGTACTGAGACATACCTATCTTCAGAGTCTCGGCGTTTGCAGATGCGGCAGAAAGTGCCAGTGGCGCTGCCATCGCCATGGCGAGGATCGTTTTTTTCATATTATCAGTTCCTTTGTAACCAAACGGGGCAAATCCATCACGCGACAACTTATGCGCAAACCAGGTGGTGTTGTCAGCCCCAAAAACAAGATGCAGATAAAAATGGCGCATATTCCCATAATGTTAAACATATGTTTCATATGATGTCGACACCATACTGCCTACAATTCACCCAAAAGGAACCTGTCACTGATGTAAATATGAATGTAGGTCGCAATTCACTATTTTTAACATTTTTAAATTATTCAAATCAGACAGTTACTGAGATGAAATTAGAAACATTTATGAATATTTACCCAGACATTCTGCCCATAAATTCATTCTCATATATGAGACTATGGTTTTGATATGATTCACGCTTGGTTATAAGCATTTAAACACCCAGTTTTAATACAATACTGACCTGTCTTAATCGTTATTCCCGGGCTTTTGGGGCATAGGAATAGTTAAGCTTTATTTGAGGAAATAAGGGAGGTTCTTGCTTTCTGATCAAGTTCTTTAAATAGGATTCAATATGAAATATCTGACTATCTAACCCGCATTAGACAGTCAGTAGTATTGAGTTGATTGTTAATAGAAACGCTCAGGCAAACGTATATGAGGAATCCATCAATCGCAGTTTATGATTCTGTCTCTCAGACGTGATTGAACCGATAGGCTTTCGGCTCTGTTCCTTTTACCACCACTCTATGCAACTTTCTTGGTTTGTCACCATAGTCAGTCACTGCGAAATGCTGGGTACAGCGGTTGTCCCAAATAGCTACACTGCCCTCTTGCCATTGGAAGCGCACCTGAAAATCAGCCGCGTGACTTCTGGCAAAAAGATCTGTGAGCGTTACGCCTTCATCTTCCAAACATTTATCATCAAGCGATCGCGTGAATTGCTCATTCAGGTATAGGGTTGGATTCCCGGTTTCGGGATGTTTGACAACAATCGGATGATGAACCGCTTTCATATCTTTTGAAATGTTGTCCACAAGGCTCTCCCCTCCACTGCCTACGTCATCAAAACGGCTACCTGCGAAGCCGTGAACGGCATGCGTTGCGGTTTTCCCATCTAAACTTTGCTTCACATTTTCCGAAAGCGAAGCATATACCGCTTCCATATTTACCCAAATAGTGTCTCCTCCTTCATCTGGGAGATATTGGGCACAAAGTACTGAACATTTTAGCGGTGCTGATTGCCAGGTCATATCGGTGTGCCAATAGCTCTTCCCTGGCGGGTTGCCGGGTGTGGTTTCTATCTCGCTGACTTGCGGGTAAGCAAAGACATGTGGGAAAAATGGGTGCGGGGCTTCCAGTTCACCAAATCTGGCGGCAAGCCTAAGTTGGGATTCGGGAGAAAGAAATTGGTCACGGAAGAAAACCACTTTGTGCTTTATGAAAGCCTGATAGACGTCCTCAAAAGTCTGGTCGTCACAATTAGCAAGGTCAACGCCAGAAATCATGGCACCAATCATTGCATTACAAGGTATTACTTCCACTGTTTTGCCATCCTTATTTCTTTAGCGAGTACTAACTTTCCTGACAATACGACGCAATAAACCTGTCATGGCTTACCTATCAGCATCTCGTGTATACAGGTCTAACCAATAGTATGACCTTTTCTACACCCTTTTGATTTCAAAACAAATTATATCAATCAAAACCTATTTCAATTTAGATGAGCACAACAATCAAATTCACTCATGAGAACGATAAAATTTCCTCGTTGATTAAACGGATAAAAAGTTTACACTCGCCGAAAATTCATACCCAGATCACATTTACAAGCGGCCTAATTCGAGATGACAAAACATGTAATGGCAAAGAAAATTAACTGTTCTGTTAAACAGTTACATCTCCTGTCATTTCTTAAACTGTGCTTACTAATGTTGTTGGTGATTTCCACCAGCTATCAGCTTTACAACATGGCACACACCAAGCAGCTCATCGAGAAGATAGACGATGATTATCGTCGCTTGTATACGACTATACGTCGTTTTGGGCCTTTTTATAACAACTCGCAGTCTGCCACCATGCACAATGGCGTGCATAATTTTGGCGACATCAGCGTGGTGGTACACCAAGACGAAACCTCTGTGAAAAACTTGTCTGATGGTTTGGACATGCTTAACAATAAGTTAGAACAGTGTGCTCCCAAGTCAGTGTGGTCTATCGTCGTACTTGAAGTCCCAAGCCGCTATGGCGTGTTCTATCCATTACGCCCTGGCTATCTTGAATCATTTTCTAGCTATATTCCCAGCGAACGCG
The nucleotide sequence above comes from Grimontia kaedaensis. Encoded proteins:
- a CDS encoding peptide ABC transporter substrate-binding protein, yielding MKKTILAMAMAAPLALSAASANAETLKIGMSQYPEGLHPTLVSNVAASYILSTSYRKSVIYGKDWLLQCNTCVEVPTFENGLAERITLDDGREGIKMTVAIKDDLFWGDGTPVTTKDILLGYNISVDERVGNPGLQEAKTVEKVVALDDKNFEVYLNKVTFKYNTFVPDALPAHIDGPLYEQDPASYQKTTKYSTDPTNPGLYFGPYVLSKVNAGSFITATPNPNWKGKAPSFDELIFKTVGNTAALEAHLMSGSVDYLPGELGLSLDQVQQLEKRHGGKFNVHYEPGLLYEHLDTTMDNPHLAKKEVRQALLYGANRQQLVDKLFGGKQPVANTNVSPRDTTYYADVKSYEYNPEKAKELLKQAGYTLKKGVMVDGEGNELHLELMTTAGNKTRELVQQVLQSQWKQIGVKVSIVNQPARVYFGETLNQRKHKGLAMFAWYSSPESPPRTTLLSTNIPTEENGWSGQNYIGYKNPAMDELLNKVEKELDTEKRNQIFHEIQKIYAEDLPALPLYFRSDSFVKPKWLEGVTPTGHMFPSSNWVEEWHSTKK
- a CDS encoding TauD/TfdA dioxygenase family protein, whose translation is MEVIPCNAMIGAMISGVDLANCDDQTFEDVYQAFIKHKVVFFRDQFLSPESQLRLAARFGELEAPHPFFPHVFAYPQVSEIETTPGNPPGKSYWHTDMTWQSAPLKCSVLCAQYLPDEGGDTIWVNMEAVYASLSENVKQSLDGKTATHAVHGFAGSRFDDVGSGGESLVDNISKDMKAVHHPIVVKHPETGNPTLYLNEQFTRSLDDKCLEDEGVTLTDLFARSHAADFQVRFQWQEGSVAIWDNRCTQHFAVTDYGDKPRKLHRVVVKGTEPKAYRFNHV